The proteins below are encoded in one region of Desulfobacterales bacterium:
- a CDS encoding type II toxin-antitoxin system Phd/YefM family antitoxin, with amino-acid sequence MEIINIHEAKTHFSKLLSRVHAGEEIVIAKAGKPYAKIVPFKESQERIPGIASGKVTDAFFEPLPEEELRRWE; translated from the coding sequence ATGGAAATTATAAATATTCATGAAGCCAAAACACATTTTTCAAAACTCTTATCCCGCGTCCATGCGGGGGAGGAGATTGTTATTGCCAAAGCCGGCAAACCCTATGCCAAAATTGTACCTTTTAAAGAGTCCCAAGAAAGGATTCCGGGAATCGCATCAGGCAAAGTGACCGATGCATTTTTTGAACCGCTGCCTGAGGAGGAACTGCGCCGATGGGAATAG
- a CDS encoding ATP-binding protein, which produces MGRIQERLFQGKAVILLGPRQSGKTTLIEAVLELSGESYLMLNADEPDVRELLQDATSTRLKTIIKGNRIVCIDEAQRIPNIGLTLKLMTDQIPEVQTIATGSSSLELNSSIAEPLTGRKFEFTLPPLSFNELASHHGLLEERRFLEHRMIYGSYPEVVTSSGREEELVKLLAGSYLFKDLLTLENIKKPALLEKIVKALALQLGSEVSFNEIGQLTGADSHTVERYIDLLEKAFVIFTLPAYSRNIRNEIKKSRKIYFLDNGIRNAVIGNFLAPASRTDTGALWENYLVSERRKMTGNKGVKADAFFWRTTQQQEIDYIEEQGEPLYACEFKWNPKKKDAGFPKTFLKGYPRAKTLLLTPENYDMFLTNPILS; this is translated from the coding sequence ATGGGCCGAATCCAGGAACGCCTTTTTCAGGGCAAGGCGGTTATTCTGCTCGGCCCCCGGCAATCCGGAAAAACCACCTTAATAGAGGCCGTTTTAGAACTCTCCGGCGAAAGCTATTTGATGTTAAACGCTGATGAGCCGGATGTGCGTGAACTGCTGCAGGATGCGACTTCCACCCGCCTGAAAACAATCATCAAAGGAAATCGAATCGTCTGTATTGATGAAGCGCAGCGGATTCCCAATATCGGCCTTACCCTGAAGCTGATGACCGATCAGATTCCGGAAGTGCAGACAATTGCCACCGGGTCTTCTTCTCTGGAACTTAATTCCAGCATAGCTGAACCCCTTACGGGCAGGAAGTTTGAATTTACCCTGCCGCCTCTCTCATTTAATGAGCTGGCTTCTCATCATGGCCTGCTTGAGGAGCGTCGTTTCCTGGAGCATCGCATGATTTACGGCAGTTACCCGGAAGTTGTGACATCTTCAGGCCGGGAAGAAGAATTGGTGAAGCTTCTGGCCGGCAGCTACCTGTTTAAGGATTTGCTCACGCTGGAGAACATCAAGAAACCGGCACTTTTGGAAAAAATCGTCAAGGCCCTTGCACTGCAGCTCGGCAGTGAGGTTTCATTTAATGAAATCGGGCAGCTTACAGGCGCGGACAGCCACACCGTGGAACGTTATATTGACCTGCTTGAAAAAGCATTTGTCATCTTCACACTCCCTGCATACAGCCGCAACATCCGCAATGAAATAAAAAAGAGCAGAAAAATCTATTTCCTGGATAATGGAATACGCAATGCAGTGATCGGCAACTTCCTTGCTCCGGCCAGCCGCACAGATACAGGGGCCTTGTGGGAAAATTACCTGGTCTCTGAGAGGCGGAAAATGACGGGCAATAAAGGTGTGAAGGCAGATGCCTTTTTCTGGCGCACCACCCAGCAGCAGGAAATCGACTATATCGAAGAGCAGGGAGAGCCTCTTTACGCCTGTGAATTCAAATGGAACCCGAAAAAAAAGGACGCCGGTTTTCCCAAAACCTTCTTAAAAGGATACCCCAGAGCGAAAACCCTGTTGCTAACCCCTGAGAACTACGACATGTTTCTGACAAACCCGATTCTTTCTTGA
- a CDS encoding IS1634 family transposase, protein MAYITRKKIKGITYYYAEESERRDGKSRRKWQKYLGPLHKIIEAVEGEPLKPDYAEIFQLGGPAAYLNTSEQIKMIQTLDSVLPKRNQGPSIGFYLTLAAINRGIDAVSKRSMWPWFQDTILFRAFPEVNKASLSSQRFWDNMSAITEDKIKCAWMKLVNSVLDREKLDLSCTSYDGTNFYTFIGSFNTRCAIAKRGKNKQGRGDLRQINYALFCTRKDHFPLYFDVFEGNRHDSKEFEVLIDRFFQAFKNRAPKGDGMTIVFDKGNNSSENLNRFIRDSGFHFVGSVKPDDHKELATISNNDKRFEPLSHPRLDQVKAFRTHKRIYGKDLTVVVTFNDNLYVSQVKSINNEINKSMGKLDAIAAKLDDRAAGIITRGKKPTKESIHNQVSRALSGQHMKNLIETVIGERDGMPTLSYKINTDEYARLADTYLGKNIIITDNHNWTTEDIVVTYRSQYVIEDVFKQMKDRNTGTWWPMYHWTDNMIRVHGFYCSLSLLLRALIMKKAKESGLPMSINKLHDKLFGIREVLNIFSKKKNKQKAQSVVSKLDEVQEELFNLFEMKKYLAS, encoded by the coding sequence ATGGCATATATTACCAGGAAGAAGATTAAAGGCATCACCTATTATTATGCGGAAGAAAGCGAGAGGCGAGACGGCAAGTCTCGAAGAAAATGGCAAAAATATTTAGGACCTTTGCACAAAATCATTGAAGCGGTAGAGGGAGAACCATTAAAGCCGGATTATGCAGAGATTTTCCAGCTCGGCGGCCCGGCAGCCTATTTAAATACGTCCGAACAGATAAAGATGATACAAACCCTCGACAGTGTCCTCCCTAAACGGAACCAAGGACCATCAATTGGATTCTATTTGACGCTGGCCGCGATAAATCGGGGAATTGACGCAGTGAGTAAACGATCGATGTGGCCCTGGTTCCAGGATACAATTCTGTTTCGTGCGTTTCCTGAAGTCAACAAGGCCTCTCTGAGTTCGCAGCGGTTTTGGGACAACATGTCTGCGATTACAGAAGATAAAATAAAATGCGCTTGGATGAAACTTGTCAATTCCGTGTTGGACCGGGAAAAATTAGATTTGTCATGCACTTCATACGATGGCACCAATTTTTATACATTCATCGGTTCTTTTAACACGCGTTGCGCAATTGCGAAAAGAGGGAAAAACAAACAGGGGCGCGGTGATCTCAGGCAAATTAATTATGCCTTGTTCTGTACACGCAAAGACCACTTCCCACTATATTTCGATGTGTTCGAAGGCAATCGTCATGATTCAAAGGAGTTTGAGGTCTTGATTGACCGTTTTTTCCAAGCCTTTAAAAACAGGGCCCCAAAAGGCGATGGCATGACGATTGTATTTGATAAGGGCAATAACTCCAGCGAAAATTTGAACAGATTTATCAGGGATTCCGGTTTTCATTTTGTGGGTTCGGTAAAACCGGATGATCATAAAGAACTGGCCACAATCTCCAATAACGATAAACGTTTTGAGCCCTTATCACATCCGCGGCTTGATCAGGTGAAGGCCTTTCGTACACATAAAAGAATATACGGAAAGGATCTTACCGTTGTGGTTACATTCAACGACAACCTTTATGTTTCACAGGTGAAGTCCATTAATAATGAAATCAACAAAAGCATGGGCAAACTCGACGCTATCGCCGCCAAATTAGACGACCGAGCAGCGGGTATAATAACCAGAGGCAAAAAACCGACGAAAGAGTCTATTCATAACCAGGTGTCAAGAGCACTTTCCGGGCAACATATGAAAAACCTGATAGAAACAGTGATCGGTGAACGCGATGGCATGCCGACACTATCCTATAAAATAAATACGGATGAATATGCCAGGCTTGCCGATACATATCTGGGCAAAAACATTATTATCACAGACAACCATAACTGGACGACAGAAGATATCGTTGTGACGTACCGGAGCCAGTACGTTATAGAGGATGTTTTCAAACAGATGAAAGACAGGAACACGGGCACCTGGTGGCCCATGTATCATTGGACCGATAATATGATAAGAGTTCATGGGTTTTATTGCTCATTATCGCTGCTGCTTCGTGCCTTGATTATGAAAAAAGCCAAAGAATCCGGGCTCCCCATGTCGATAAACAAATTGCATGATAAGCTTTTCGGAATCCGTGAAGTGTTGAATATATTTTCGAAAAAGAAGAATAAACAGAAAGCCCAATCCGTTGTTTCCAAACTGGATGAGGTGCAAGAAGAGCTTTTCAATTTATTTGAAATGAAAAAGTATTTGGCAAGTTAG